The genomic region cgaaatatacacaaacactgatctctggctgaaggagactcgaacctacgaaccttaggacaaggtacgcagtgctttaccaatctacccacactggacaataccttggcgtgtagcatgagctacacgccaatatatatatatataatatatatatatatatatatatatatatatatatatatatatatatatatatatatatatatatatatatatattatactatacCATAGTGAAAAGTAGAACTATTTtcagtgctttcgtgatttctcacataatTAAGGAACAGCAAAATATATGAAGCTAAAGTAGTGTTATATAACAGAGATGTGGCCCCGCATGTacggtacagtcagtgggttgtTAGTCACTCAGCTTGTGAGATTCATTTTGATTGTTCTGGAATTTTTATAATCATGTCAAATATCAGGTAAATAAGTAACATGTCAGGTAAAAGGGTGACATGTCAGGTAAGTGACATGTCCATCTCTGTATAACATTTCTGTAGCTTTATTACTTTTGCTCTTCCTAAATAATGCGAGAAATAACGAAGGCTCTTGGAATAATTCTACTTTTCACTGCGGTTATGTTGCATATTAAGATATCACCCGGGTATTGATATCGTTGCAAAGATACAAGTATGTGCTTACTATACACAAAAcacgtttttttttctctcttaagTACCCTCAGCTTCGTATTCGAGTTCAACACATCCCAGAGATGTCCCGACACGTCTGTGATCCTGAAAAGAGCACACTGATGTCACGCTTTTTATGGGCTAATAAAAATATTATGAATAAAAAAGATTTAATACAATAttcatataattttgaaaaaaatggaTTCTTTAAGACTGGTGACTTCTGATAACTTCGAGTAAACTTCAGGGTTGACTAGCCGAGTGATTTTATTAATATattgataatggtataaaataccgacaagttgatgattctctgtatttgactgaagaagcctactgtgttggcgaaatgtttcaacaataatgatacccaattgttgcacatgtcttaatcatcaatatatagactacacgagagtcatcaGTGCGCGTCATCttcacaccaccagtcaaggatctttaattcctaaaatacgAATTGAAGCGAGTTTTCAACGTTTATATATTCTGTATATGAGAATTTTAATACTTGAAATAGGTAAGTAAAATCAGCGTATAGATACAGATTATCTCTGAGGGTTTGGGTGAGGAGTCATTTTTCTGTTTACAGTAACAATGGCAGTATAAATTGACGAATTGTGAAATTCTTGGTCAAGCTAATGACTGGAGCAATGCGGAAGCGCATTATTTACAAAGTTGTGTAACTCAAGGTCCCTGAGACGTTGATGATGAGCGGCAGTTATTCCTGCAGAGGCGAGCGGCGGTGAGGAGAGTCAAGAGTGAAAAGTGTAGTGTTTTATGAAGTGCTAAACCTCTCTGGGCTTGTTGATTGCTCTCTGAAATGCGAGGGGAACGGGGAGCGCCCCTTCCTTCTCAGAAGAGGGAGGCATGGGGGTCGAGGAACCTCCTCAGgagtgggggtgtggtggggaggtggtgggtatGTCGGCGGGGGCTGGCCTGCCACCGCGGGGTCGACACATTCTCCTGGTAGCCGCCGATTGTTAGTTGATTAACGTCAATCATCCGGAGTCCTCGCTGCGCAGGGGGCCGGGTTCCTGTCTCTTCGCGGGGCGGTGTCGCTAGTCGCGTCACATTGAAACCTCCGCCCACTACTATCCGTCTCCGCCGGCCTCTCTCTGGGGAGTTGTGGTGGGTAGAATTGTGGTGGGTGGGATTGTGATGGGAGGAACTGTGGTGGGTGGGATTGTGATGGGAGGAACTGTGGTGGGTGGGGTTGTTATGGGAAGAATTGTGGTGGGTAGGATTGTGATGAGTAATGTTTTGGTCTTTGGCGTTAGTTGTCTTATTCCGGCGCTGGCTTCGAGTTCTGCTCGGGGAGCGACTCTTCGGTTTCTTCTTGTGGCGTTTCTTACGAGGGCGTGTTAGGCGTTTGAAGTCATAGTACCTGTAGGATAGTTTAATGTCTCTATGCTGTAGTGGCTGCTGGAGGTCCTGCCACACCAGGGTGGTGGGTCGAGCCTGGCGCCCCACCAAGCGGAATGGAGGGCGATGTCGGCGATCAGGAGTGGTTCGTAGAGTCGGTAACGAAGCAGTCAGGGAAGGCAGGTCTGGCAGACTGCGGGTGTCATCGTCGGAGCGTGATGGGTGATTCATCTGCTGTTCTGGAAAAAGCGTCATGTATGTCGTCCTGGGTTGCCGTGTTTTACGGCTCGTTCGCCGTCTATCCCGTCCTTCCAGTGCTCTGGAGTTATCGGTATGCCGAGCCGCTGGTAGACGGACGTTCCTATCATTTCGCTCGTGGCCGTAGCGTCTCGTGTAGCCCACATCCTCCTCGTCTGCTGAGGCCGCCTTTTGCTTGATCCTAACCATGAGGCCGCTGGTGTCGCTGAGGCCATCACTGTCGCTACTAACGGAGGAGGCGTCGTCAGTGCTGCCGCTGGCTGCTGTGTCTGTAGCTGCCGCTTCACTGCCCCCGGGACCTTTAACATCTGGAAGCTTCGTGAGTGCTCGCGAACCTCGTTCCTTGCCTCCCGGCGACCACTTGCTCCGTGAGGAGCAATGTGGGGTTCGCGCCTGCAATGTAAACAAATAATTGCTAAAACGACTCTTGCATCTAGTCACAAGATAATATAATATTTAGCTTCTAATATTCAGTTTCTATAATTATTACAATCCCTCGCATAGTTATAATGAGCACTGTAGACTAGCAGGAAGTTGTACTGCCAAATGAGGATAGGACACCCATCACCCATGGATTCTTTCATGCATTGTGGGGCATGCTGCTCACTATgatgcacttttttttttcaaaggcTTCGGCATTTAAAATTTGGTACTAGGTTTAACAATGAGTCTTTAGAGACCGGTGAACATTTAGGAGAATCTTTTAGTGTACTTCACCTGAAAGCGTTTTGATAAGATTGCTTTTATCCATTAAGAGCTAATCGGGGTGTTGTATGTagtgaatgattttttttttaatatatagtttTGAATGACTTTTCCGTATCGGTACTCATTATATCCCACAACTCTcagttccccctccctctcctccgcGGTCTCACACAACACTTGTCTGTTTCAGCGCAAAATGCGTCCTATATTTTATCTCCCATTTTCTTGCAGCTGTTGCTCCCTCTACTTAATATTCATCAGATGCTTTACACGTAAACATTGCTGCCAGTGTCGGTTGTGGGCCGCGggaaatacaaatacattttcaGGCGAGGCTGCGTTCTCTAGCGTTGTAGAGCATCAGTCAACGATGGTATTTCCTACTTACGTAGTCTGTCTAAACAAGTCTATGCTCTGAGTGGTTGTCAATACGCATTCACACCATCACATCCTGAAGGCAGCGCTCACACACTAGGCAGCAGCATTTTGCACAAAAGACATGGGCCTATACGAAGATTTTATTAGTTTATATTTACCTACATTTAGGCTACCTCTACATTAAATTGGTACTGGGTGCTACCATACTGTTAACAGCATTACAATGTTTTGGTTCACTGTCCTGTACTcgtccagggttccactgtatttatgcaAGAAAAGTGTAGTTCAGATATGTACATAGCTCATGCAAGTCGGTGTTGTGAGTGTAAACATATCTGCTGGAGGGTTGTGTATACACAGTTCCTGGAACGTAGTGTTGTGGGGAGTATACATACCTGCTGAAGAGACAGATGTGAGCGCGAGTGGCGAGTGTGTAGCGGGGGGCTGGCGGGCCCCTTGCCCCTGGGCAAGTCATGTAGGGGTTGTGCTGAGGGAAAGGTGTAGGGAATAAGACCAAGGAACTGGTAGTAGTCCAGTACAGCCTTCACGATACTGCGACCCGTCCTCAGATCTGCCCCGGAGTTAAGGAAAACACCAGCTGCCTCTTCTTGTCAAATCTCCTCCCCTACATACGTGTATATATGCGCCTGCTTGTGCACGCACGTGTACATGCTAATAATTATTACTGACAGGACTAACAGGTTCGGGGAAAACACTAGAAGTACGTATACACAAGATAGGTGAAATGGATAAGTTGAGAGGGACAGGTTAGAATTTCTGGGACCATCCCACAGCAGTGATGGAAAGTAGATGCAATTATGAGAGAGATGCAGGATATTGAGAGCTTATGACCCTCAGTCCCCTCAGTGATAGTCTATACAGCCACTCTTCCTGTTACACAACCAAGAAGAATATTTGTCAAATAAAGGATGGGGATCGAACCCATTgcaagcgagtcctaaaactcacagaccAATGTTTTATTCACTGGTCTATGCTGGCCTGCGAGCATTAGAACTCGCCTACCATGAGTTCGAGTCCCATCCGTTCTGTGATTAGTTCGCAATCGCGTTTTTACAAATTCTTAAGTTATAAAGAATCTTTGTGTTACAGTAAAGGATACAAAGGTCCTCGGTATAGGGAACGATGTGGCCGCGCTGGTTCCTGTAGCCGTAGATGGAGGTGTGGATGGAGTACACGTTGGCAGAGTCCTTGAGGTTACTGCACAACCATCTGTGGAGAATACTCTAGTTAATGTACTGTGAGTAATGTGCAGGAAGAGGTATAAATGtaccacttccccctccccctctctccataCCGTAATTCGGGCAaatagtggaggcttgatcctccgtccgcagTCGCGTGACAGAAACACTACTTTCCGCAGTGGAATGGAATACAAGGGAAGGTAATAAATGCTCGAACCAATCACTGGAAATTTTAACAAATAATTTGACAGACTgaacactgaagacaagacaccaCGAGGATGTACTATCTTGCTGTAACCACAaacggggggtggcatggacctgcttcgcatgggtcagtaggcctgttgcagtgttccttctttctgatGTTCAAGACACTACGAGCACAGCTCTTCTCCTTTAACTACGAATAGAGAATAATAAGTAATTACAAACCAGCTGAATCTAGCCAGCTTCCAGGTCAACAGCTGCATTTAAACAGATGATAGATTTTATTTCACATTCCCTAAATGTGAGCAGGAAATCTACATAATATAATGAGGATAAAAGCACCATCATGCGTGGTGTGTAGGTATGTTTGTGAAACTGAGGACACAGCATGTAGTGTTTACTTGGAACGTGAGTATGTTGAAGCGTTTATTTTGgtatgtataaaatactgacacttcAGTGTGTATATTACAATGTGTATTTTCCAGCGGTAAAATTTTGCATTTATGTTATAGTGGTTATGCTGCAATGAGTCTGTTGCAGTGGTTATCTCCTGTATTATCATATTGTAGTGGTAATTATCTCCCGGGTTATCTTGAAGTGATAATGTAGTACTGTTTGTGATAATTACGTTATCTTGAATCATATTTCCTTATCACTTTGTTCACcagtacatcataatctacaccgtGTTACACATCTTTATATAGCACACCACCAATAACAGAGCATCACCACACCaaaccacacagtgcaccattaCAGCACAACACTCCACCAGGCTACATAACGCCACCACAGCACTATACCAAACCACAAGCACAAACTATACTAAACAGTAGCAGACATCACCATACAATACACCAGAACACAACATAGTACCTGCGGGCGGAGTGAGCCTTTGAGGGGTCCTTGTTGTATATAGTATTGTAGTGGCAGTAGTCCTCACAGCAGTGACTCAGCATCTTGGGGAACACTATGTGGCGTTCGTGTCTGTGgacacaggcacacacaacactttatTGTCTCAACTTACTATCACATAAAGATGCTCTCCGCATCACGTAAAATAGTTGTCTACCACCTAAAGTTGCTATCTATCACTTAGTTACCTTTACCACGTAAAGTTACTCTCGGCACTTAGTTACCTTTACCACGTAAAGTTACTCTCGGCCATGTAGAATTACTACAGCATAAGGTAAACCCAAGTTGGAGTATGAAGCTGCTGTATGCAGCGTCATACTCGATGCAGCCACATTACAGTGTGGGCTACCTGCCGCCCATATTTAAAAGACATAAAAGAAAAATGTGTTTACAGAACCAAAACAAAGCACATTCCAGAATTCATAAATGTAAGTTATGAAGGAAGGCTCTAAAGAAGACACTTAATTTACCACTTCTGCAAGACAGCAAATGCGATGAGATAACCATCTTAAGAGTTCATTAGTTACAAAAGCACACAAGGTGAAAATATTTTGGCATCAGCATCGGGAAGCAATGTTATGTTGGGAAAGAAGCGGTGTAAAAGAGATTAAAAGAAGTATTTTTTTGTATTAATAGAGAAGGCTGATAACTGGAATCACTTTCAGGAGGTGTGCTCGCGCGCGTATAAGTGCAATCAATTTTGCAAAGTATTGATACGATTTATTATTTTACATAAAAATATGACATGGGACATCACTTACGTAGCTCCATACTTGTAACATCCCCTCCCTGCAACCccctccacacatacacacagacctaAACCCACCTGTAGACGTCGTCGTAGGAGTTACCGTAGATAAAGGTGCCAAGCAGGGAGGAGTGGGCGTGCAGGTCCAACACCAGGTCCAGGTCACACCACTGAGGGAGAGGAAAAGGTCATATCACTGGGTTGAGAGGAAAAGGTCACATCACTGGGAGAGAGACTGCACTAAACCCTGAGAGGTATTTAGAGCCTGGACTATCACGTCTCGAGTGAAAACAACTGTAATTCAGGACGGTTTGAAGTGTCCAGGTTTTATTTCTAATTTCTGGCTTATTAGTTGTTTATGGTATCGAGAATTACTCTCCAGTGTTCAGTTTCTCTCTCTGCCAGCCTGTATTGTTCACTAAAATGAAGGAGAAAGGTAAGAAAATGAAGCAGATGAGGGTAATGGCTGTCGACTTAACTCTGGGGGAATAGCTCAGCGTGTGTACCAGGTCTAGCAGCTAAGTGAACCCCACATCTGTTTACTGGACGGTTATGTTGCTTGACCAAGCTTAACAGTCATGTAGGTAAGAGTCCAGTGTGGGGCAGGGGAGTGGTAGATGAGGAGGAAAACAATGAAAATTGAGCCATGAGTGCAGTAACTCCACCTTGCTCTTACGAAGACTTTTTACACCTGAAGATAGCTCTATAACATAAAATAAATCCATAAAACTCTCCCTCAATGGGTGAAGAAATTTTAACTCTAGACTTCCTAGGaagctgctgtagctactgaacatGTAGTGATATACTTGGTGGCATcctcatctcaggctgacacgtGTTATCACTTGATATAAATatcctatcctgtgtgatggaatatgacgggggaTATATATCTCCGTTCCTACTATGTAACTCAGAGTATGGtacggtagcagcacactgttgctGTACCCAATGTTTAAGGAAAGAAAAAGCCCCACAGCGAGCGAAACGTAATAAATTAAAGGTTTATTTCTACGTCTTTCCTTCACCACCCGTCGACTTTCGCCATCTACCGAACAACAATAGTTAAAACAGCGGGAACTTTCAACGTCTGAGGTAACGGGCCACTGCTGCTCGGCTTCCTACCGTTGACAAGCAACAAATCTTGGACCAGctccttgaaaaaaaaaaactatggaaAGCTAAGTTTTACACGAAAAAGCTTTCGCCCATTCCAGCAGGTATCACGACCAGAATTCCGCATCACCTTCCTCGCCGACAAGGATCGTGAAGTTGCGTGGTCCCCCCAGCTTTCTCTCCCTCTCGTCAGTCCTAACAACCTTGTTTGTCCAGAGGTCAGAGTAACTTGGGTGTATTTAGCAGCCAGTAGTTAAATAGGGAGGAAGGTAAACACAAGCCTCAAACGCACATGGTTCAATTCGTTGGACGCTCAACGAAAGTTAAGAACTGTATCAAGACAGGCTACACCGTGAAGGACAGACTTCAGGCTCCACCGTGAAGGACAGGCTGCAGGCTGGTGTCAGCAGGAAGGGAGGATGAAATTGCCCCGAGTAATCACTTTTTCTTGGGAGATTCCAATTAGGTTACAAGACGGTTCTTCACGGGGCAGACATGATAAAACGACTACGGCTGTCTGCCACAGAAAACGGCTGTCATCCACAAACAACAGCTATCCGCAAAAGAAAACGGCTGTCTGCCACAGAAAAACGGCTGTCCGCCACAGAAAACGGTTGCCATCCACAGAAAACGAGGATAGCAGCGCAGGACGGCCGCCCAACGACCCAGAATATATGATAAGTTTTCATTCAGATTTGCATAGGTATTGAACCTTTTGTCTCAACTAATGGCAGAGTGGAGGCGGCGCAGACATAACGCTGCACTGGCAAATATTAGCAGCAACAcgtttccccctccctccctacaacaccaccaccacctatctggggggggggaagggtgtcgtgctgctgctgctgctgtttgctaGCTGCTCGTGCTAaaggttgttgttattgtttgctaatgctgctgctgctaactgtTAGCTTCCGATGTTGTAGGATGCTGCTGCTATTTGCTAATTCTGCTGCTCTACACCCCGTCCACCTcccacagtgctgctgctgctgtggaaaTTGCGAGTGATCTGCGAATCAACACAATGTTTTCTGTCAGTGCCAGAAACAAAGATGAAGGCCAACCCACTCACACAGGCTGCTGACAGATATTACAGTGATGGAGCAAGGTGACTCCTCTGCCACTGTTTCGTCTGATGACGCACCTAATGTAGTGGAACTTCGCAAGACTGCCTCGAGTATTAGGCGTTACCACTCTGAACAAACCACTCTCCCGGGTATTCAATACAACAGTGATGGCAGTTGAACTGCCGAAGAGCTGCAAGACTGTCTGCAAAGAAAGCTTGATTCAGATTAACCTAGGagggttgatcaggctctgatccacgacgaggtctggtcacagaccgggccgcaggagcgttgattccccgaaaccctctccaggaatACTCCGGAATAACCTGGGAGGGTTGGTAAACCAGGATAACTTGGGAGGGTTagtaaaccaggataacccaggaatgttaccacaataaaatgtcgcatttgaTAATTAAGATGCAGAACCTCCATTCGGGAAGAAATATGTAGACACATACATGCTTCATCCATGTCTTACATGATCTCAGTCTATCAGAGTTCTTTAGGTCTTAAACATATTGCCGGTAATTCTAACATTATTACATCTTCCTTATCCACGGGAAACTGATAAACAGGGTATACAGCCTGAGGTGGCAGGAAAATTGTTTACATGCAACAATACGTACTGTAGCCCACAGACATGTGACTTATTCTGTGGAACAAAACATTAATACGTAAAAAAGTGATGTCACAGCTACCAccatacactactaccaccacctccaccgccaccagCTACTGCTACCACAGGTAGATAACGCCCCAGGTGGGGGTGCAGTCTGGTCTAGGTAAATATTTGGGCCAGTCTCACAGAGCACACTAAACTGTTTGGTAACTCTGGCTTCCTGTTAGTTTAATACACAGCCCCAGTGTGTGTGCTCACGGTGCTGCATCATGTACCTGTGAGGGTACAGCACCAGCTTCTGGTGTGTATCCACGTTGCTGTACCTATGAAGGTACAGTACCAATTCCTGGTCCAACATGGGTACAATTGCAGCTCCTGATCGCAATAGGGTACACCTCAAGTTCCTGTAACATTTTCCGGGCTCTATATCTACTGAGAATCCCACCTAAGGTGTTTGCACCCACCACCATTTCATCTAACGCCATCCACGTACTCGCAGCCCTTATATTTACACCTGTTTCCTCTTCTCACTCTTCAAACTAGCCACGAAATGGAGAGCTCTCGAGTTACTCTTTCCAGAGACAGAATTCTCTTCCAGTGGTTCACCAAGACCAAACCGGGTTATGTCTACTAAATGGAGTGGAATTCTCTGATCGGGTGAGGGTTCCAATTCGAGCAAAACTCAGAAAGGGagacgtgtgtggtgtgtgttcagtgaatgaaacaatatgtggttgatggcattttattgagaagacgtttcgcccaccagggacttaATCAGTTCTTCTATGTTTTCTTGTTCTGGTCCTTCTTTTGTCAATTATTCTATCCTCGTTCACCCTGCCGGTGGTTCTGAGTACTTTGTACGTCGTGTTGCATCTCCCTTGACATCTCAGCTGCTGTGAGAGGTATGAAGACACAGAAACAGTTCGTAATCTTTATTAATCAGCGATGCCTCGGTAAAGCAGCATCAGaaacaccaacaaccatcaccaggAACAGTAGCTCCGTCTCCAACAGGAATAGCACCGCCATCAGGAGCAGCACCATCAATAGGAATTGCAGCAGCAACTGGAGAAGTTAATGCAGCGTGAAGGAGAGACAATAAAACGTCTCATTTGGCAGGAATTAGACTTCCAGAGGAGACCCAATCACAACACTGTTGCCGCCCCCCCACCTGTCATCCCTTCCTCCCCaggacacctctctctctctctctctctctctctctctctctctcaaggaagCTCCCTCAAAACACCGTGCTATACCCTGTAGAACACGGTTTAGTtcaccaagcatcaccactaTATTCGCAGAACAAATGCAGTTAGACAGTTCCATCTATGTCACACTTCAACGTTAACAATCAATACTGTCACCTCAACACAGACATTCGACGTTGACTTCCAGTCAGACAACCTTAAAAACACGAGGACGAGGAAGGCAGAAGGTGATTTCTATTCCTTTACCTCCCATGCTCAGCCCATGTGGGCAAGACTGAATCCATTTCGCAGGGGTGCAAATGCATTCCCGTGGCCCCATAAACGAGTCGGGAATCCCTCTCATTGTCTCTGGGAAGGTAATGAAATTTTCTTAGGTAATGAACGTTGGAGGCTCGAACCTTGAACCTCCGATAAGGGAACAGAGAATGCCTCTACCCGGTCAACTTAGCAGCAGGTACTAAGGCTATATGTTATATGCTTGCTAGACACCTAGACACCTTGCTAGACACGCAAGAATGGTTCGAGATATAATATCTAGCATTTtgaatgataatggtatacaataccgacaaattaATAAGtatgacacatgtacaacagtttcgcctacacagtaggcttcttcagtcaagtacggACGAGGCAGCAGAGCTGTAaagacgatgtgatcagtccatcccccttgaagacgtagttttgaggtggtcagtccctcagctaaaggactgaccacctcaaaactacgtcttcaagggtgatggacttattacatcgtctttacatctctgcttctgctgcctctgtattcgactgaagaagcctactgggtAGGTGAaaggtttcggaataaagatacctaactgtggtACGCGTGTCTGTCTTGTGTAGCATTTTGCCACGATGATCAGTGGGCAGTGAATAGATGTCTCGGGTGATAAGTGCAAATTACTGACCAGACAAGTGCTGCAAGGAATTTACAGTTCCGTTCATTGAGAACTGGGATGTAAGGGATGAGATGCAGCTTTCTGAACCCAGGTGACAGTAATGACAAGTTGAGTCGAGGGGGATATTACTGAACTGTATcagattttaaactgatggaagaggtagagtgagtgagtgagtgagtgagtgtgtgtgtgtgtgtgtgtgtgagtgagtgtgtactcacctagttgaggttgcgggggtcgattccaagctcctggccccgcctcttcactgatcgctactaggtcactctccccgagccgtgagctttatcatacctctgcttaaagctatgtatggatcctgcctccactacatcgcttcccaaactattccacttactgactactctgtggctgaagaaatacttcctaacatccctgtgattcatctgtgtctttagcttccaactgtgtccccttgttactgtgtccaatctctggaacatcctgtctttgtccaccttgtcaatccccctcagtattttgtatgtcgttatcatgtcccccctatctctcctgtcctccagtgtcgtcaggttgatttcccttaacctctcctcgtaggacatacctcttagctctgggactagtcttgtttcaaacctttgcactttctctagtttctttacgtgcttg from Cherax quadricarinatus isolate ZL_2023a chromosome 56, ASM3850222v1, whole genome shotgun sequence harbors:
- the LOC128700780 gene encoding cytosolic carboxypeptidase-like protein 5; the encoded protein is MEGTLSNLSRQVMRPPGCSGKAKRGHLCFDASFETGNLGRVDFVAEYDYDLFIRPDTCNPRSRFWFNFTVDNAKADQRAIFNLVNLHKSRNLFWEGLTPLVRSTSRPRWTRLPAENVYYYQSEQHRGHYILSFAFCFDTEHDVYQFALTFPYSYARLQAFLQLQDNARLPFYWRHTLAYTVMKRRCDILTITSLHNYRGPIQAMTEARGAAVEAATKAAVLPTTHHRQHDDDDDDEDESDHVPASLGSAAVSRRVVVVMTRVHGGESPTSFIVQGMVELLVGSSSEAQVLREHVVFKIIPMMNPDGVYLGNYRSTLMGFDLNRSWNDASVWGHPTVHAARSMLLELDQAEWCDLDLVLDLHAHSSLLGTFIYGNSYDDVYRHERHIVFPKMLSHCCEDYCHYNTIYNKDPSKAHSARRWLCSNLKDSANVYSIHTSIYGYRNQRGHIVPYTEDLYLRTGRSIVKAVLDYYQFLGLIPYTFPSAQPLHDLPRGKGPASPPLHTRHSRSHLSLQQARTPHCSSRSKWSPGGKERGSRALTKLPDVKGPGGSEAAATDTAASGSTDDASSVSSDSDGLSDTSGLMVRIKQKAASADEEDVGYTRRYGHERNDRNVRLPAARHTDNSRALEGRDRRRTSRKTRQPRTTYMTLFPEQQMNHPSRSDDDTRSLPDLPSLTASLPTLRTTPDRRHRPPFRLVGRQARPTTLVWQDLQQPLQHRDIKLSYRYYDFKRLTRPRKKRHKKKPKSRSPSRTRSQRRNKTTNAKDQNITHHNPTHHNSSHNNPTHHSSSHHNPTHHSSSHHNPTHHNSTHHNSPERGRRRRIVVGGGFNVTRLATPPREETGTRPPAQRGLRMIDVNQLTIGGYQENVSTPRWQASPRRHTHHLPTTPPLLRRFLDPHASLF